Genomic window (Propionibacteriaceae bacterium ZF39):
GGCACGGGGAGAAGCACGTCGTCGAATACAACACCGGTGCCCGACAACGCATGGCGCCAGCAACCGACCGGTTCTACCAGTCCGTTGTTGAGCATCACCTGACCCACAACAACGATCCCCGCCTGGCGGCGCACATCGCGCACGCGGTCGCCAAGCGGACCCCGACGGGGGACCTGATCGAGAAGCAACACCGCATGTCCCCGCACAAGATCGACGCGGCCGTCGCGGCGATCGTCGCGCTCGACCGTGCCCACTGGCACATCAACAATCCGAAGCGGCGCCGGGTCGCTTCCTTCCGTTAGGAGTCCCTATGAACCTTCTCGAGCAACTGATCCGCGATCTCGACGCACCGCTGGCGCGTTATTCCATCCTCGAGTCCTATTACCACGGCACGCAGGCCATGGCCTTCCTGTCCCCCGAGGCCCGGGAGGCGATCGGTCAGCGGTTCGGCCGGATGGCTACCAATCTGCCGAAACTCGCCGTGACTGCGCTGGCCGAACGACTCCGCGTGGTCGGTCTCCGCTCGGAGTTCGAGGCCTGGCCCGACTGGCTGCGCTGTGACCTCGACCAGATGTCCGGCGTCGCCCACCGCGAGGCTCTGACCTTGGGCCGGTGCCCGATCATCGTCTGGGCTGATCCGGCTGGCCACCCGCTGGTCACCGTCGAGTCCCCGACCCAGGTCGTGACCCGTCGCGATCCGGCCACGCGACAGATCACGGCCGCGGTCAAGAAATGGGAGACCCCGACGAGTACCGAGGCGACCCTGTTCGAACCCGACCAGATCACACGATTCCGGGCGGACACGATCGGCGCGGTCTCCGGCTTCCGCACGATCGAGACGATCCCGAACCCGCTCGGTGTCGTCCCGGTGGTCGAGCTGGTCAACTCCGACCGCCTGCTCGGACCGGCGTCCTCGGAGATCGACGATCTGATCCCGCTGGTCGACGCGCTCAACAAGACGCTGGCCGACATGATGGTCGGATCAGAGTTCTACGCCCGGCCGCGGCGCTGGGCAAGCGGGGTCGAGCTGATCGAGGACGAGGACGGCAACCCGGTCAGCCCGTTCCCCGAGACCGACAAACTGATGATCGCCGAGGATCCGGCCAGCAAGTTCGGATCCCTGCCCGGCAGCGATCTCGCCGCGTACGAATCCTCGGTCCGGATACTGCTCGGACAGATCCAGGCCGTCGCCGCGCTGCCCGCGCATTACGTCGGGAGCCTGACCCAGCAACCCGCCTCCGCGGACGCGCTGCGGGCCGCCGAGGCCTCCCTGACAGCCCGCTCGGAGTCCCGACAGGCCACGTTCGGCCGCGCGTGGGAACAAGTCGCCAAACTGATGATCGCGATCCGCACCGGCGCTGACCCGACCCGCCTCGACGTCGCCGTGCAATGGGCCGACGCCTCGACCCGCTCGATCGCCCAGGAGGCCGACGCGGTCACGAAATTGTTCACCGCCGGACTGATCCCCGCCCATTACGCCCTCGCGAGACTCGGCTATGACGAAGACGAGATCCGCGAGATCCGCAACCACCGCAAGACCGAGATCCGCGACCAGAACGCCGAGAATCTCCTCAACAGCCTCGCCAACATGGCACCCAACGAAAGGACCACCAATGCCTGAGAACACGATCCAGGAAGCCGTCGAGGATCTCCAGACTGTGGAGACCCCCGCCGAGGACTCCGTCAGCACTGATGACGAAACCGCCGACACCTTTCCCCGTGAGTACGTCGAGAAACTGCGCTCCGAGGCCGCCGAGGCCCGCGTCAAGGCCAAGCGCGCCGACACCCTGGCCCGCGAGCTGTTCGTCGCCCGCGTCGCCGCGACCGGACGTCTCGCGGACCCGTCCGACCTCGACTTCAGCGACGAGCTCCTGGCCGATCCTGCTGCCATGGACGCGGCGATCGACGACCTGATCGCTCGCAAGCCACACCTGGCCACGCGGACCCCCCGAGGCAGCGTCGGCCAAGGAGTGTCAGAGCCGTCGAATACGGTCAACCTGGCCGCAATCCTGCGTGCCGGAACACACTGAAAGGACCACCCCCATGAGCGACTACAACAACGCTTGGGATTCCCTCTGCAAGACCATCGGTGCCGCCCAAGACAAGTCGTCCGGTTACTTCGACCAAGTCGACCATCTCACCATCGATCAGCGACTCAAGGTGGCGGAGATCGCCGCGCTCCTGTCCATCTCGCAGGAGTTGAGCGCCATTCGTCACGCCGGAATCAACCCGGCGTACGAGAGCAACATCGACTGACGCGTGAGATAATGAAGGGGCAGGCCGGGCGCCTGCCCCTTCTTCGTTTGTGGTCCTGGCGACCAGCGAAATCCCTCTCGCTGATCTCTAGGAGACCACCATGGCACTTTCCGCCCAGACCACCACCGCGGCCGCTGGCAGCGTCGCCGCCCCCGAACTCACCGCCGAACAGGTTCACAAGGTCCTGATCCAGCCCCTTGAGCAGGCCTCGACGTTCCTTTCGTCCGGTGTGCGGATCATCGAATCCGCCGGCCCGGTCCGTCTGCCCAAGGCCCCGACCAGCGTCGCCGCCGACCTCACCTTCGTCGGCGAGAACGAGCTCATTCCCGAGGTCGATCCCGAGTTCGACGAGCTCTCGCTGATGCCGAGCACGATGAAGTCCATCAAGGTCCTGACCCGCTTCAGCAACGAGCTGGCCCGTCAGTCGATCATCTCCCTCGACCAGGCCCTCAAGGACCGTCTCGTCGCCGACGTGGCCGCCCGGGTCGACGCCCAGTTCCTCGGCGCTGGCGGCGACGGCACCACGACCCCGCGAGGCCTGTTCGGATTCACCGGAACCCAGAGTGTCGACGCCGCCGGACCGCTGACCCTCGACGTCGTGCTGGAAGCCCTCGGCAAGCTGGTCAAGGCCTACGTCCCCTCGACCGGGCTGAAGCTGTTCGTCGGAGCCGACGACTATCTCGGCATCCGCGGCACCAAGGACACGACCGGCCGCTACATCCTCAGCCCCGAGAACCAGAGCGGACTCGCCTCCCAGCTGCTCGGGATCACCCCGGTCCTGACCGACCGGATCCCGACCGGCAAGGCCGCCCTCGTCTCCCCGGGGCACATCGTTGTCGTCCGCGACGCCTCCCCGTCGATCCGGGTCCTCGATCAGACGTATGGCGACTACGACCAGCAGGCCATCCGGATCACGTCGAGGTGGGACGCCGCGCCGACCAACCCCGACGCGGTCGTGATCATCTCCGGCATCACCGCGGCACCGTGATGCCGACGCCCGTCGACCTCCGCGCCTTCATGGGCGTCGAGGTCGACTCAGATCAGGCCGACGCGGTGCTTCGCATGTCGACCGCGTTCTGTCGGGCGTACACCCGCGGCAACGGATTTAATGAATGGGGACCGAACGAGGAGATCTTCCAGGTCATCGTCGCCATGGCCGCTCGACTGGCGGCGAACCCCGATGGCGCGTCCTCGACCCAGCGCACCGCCGGACCCTTCTCCGAAACCCGCACCTTCGCCGCCTTCCGCGGGATCAACCTCGGAGAACAGGCCGTCCTCAACCGATACCGGCGACGAGCCCAATGACCGGCGTCAACACCCTTAAGGGGTTAGGGGTGAAGGTCGGCGAGCGTGTTCCTTTCCACGCGTAGAACCACCTGCGCCAACAAGGCGACCCCCGGACTTTGGTCCGGGGGTCGTCGCATGTTCTGACCGTAATCCTGACCGTAATCGCCCCAAATCGACCGTAATACGCCGCTGTTCGCACAAGTCCGTCAATGGCCGGAAACCCTGTCAAGCAACGGTTTCCCGGACATCGGCGAATAGAGGAGAAGGGGACTCCGGAGTCTGGGGGTCAAGGGGTCGCAGGTTCAAATCCTGTCAGCCCGACCAGTGTTTGCCCTTGTCACACCGGGTTTTGACCTCGGGTGGCAGGGGCTTTTTCATGCCCCGGGCACGGTTGAGTGTGCAGTGAGTGTGCAGGGGCCTTGCCGGGCACCAACGCAGCGCGTTGGCCGCATTCCTGGACCGGGAGCCCGATCAGCGCTTGGTACACGTCGGCGGTTAGCTGCACGCTGGTGCGCCCACGTTGGTCCCAGGTCGGCTCCCCCCGGGTGCCCTTCAGCTCCCGGAACTCTCTTCAGCTTGCCTTCCCGCTGGGCTGGCGTACGAGCCCTGCCGAAACCACCGGACACGTGCAAATCGCGGGAGAAAACCCCTCGTTCAGCGTGCGTTCCCGGTAGTCAGCGCCCCTTGCCGCTTGAGCGTGCGCTTCCTCGGCCCGAATTTCCATCCAGCTTGCGCTCGCCGACTCCGCCCCCGGTGCACGGGGATCCTTAGACGCGAAGGCAAGCTGGATGAGATGGGGCGCAAGCTCAAGACGTCAACGCGAGCTTGGAGTGACCTGCGGGAGCCGAAGAGAGTTACGGGAGCTGAAGGCCCCACGGAGGCCGAACAGGAGCAACAAGGACCGACGGATTCACCCATCCCGCATCCCGCGCTCGAATGCCAGGGAACCCAAGTGAATCGGCGCACACCACTTTCGTCACCGGACCCCCTGTGCGGATTCATTCAGTGTCGCTGCCGTCGCAGATATCAATGTCGAGGGCGATGCGGCGCGCCCCGAGCGCTGAAAGCGTTACGGCTGAGATCGAAACGCCTTCGTTCCAATTCTGCATGAACCACCCACAGAACAGGTCGACGTCGTACTCGTCACGCAAGGCAGCCCAGACTGCCTCCGTGGGAACGCCAAAGACCCCCATCCGGATCGCGGATGGGGGTCCCGGCTTGGGGAGTCAGGTCAGGTGAGACCTTGCCTCCCGGGGCGCTGAGGTGATCAGGCCTGCTTGTTGGCCGCGGTGCGGGCCTTGCTGCCGGCCTCTTCGGCCTTGTCAGCAGCCTTGTCGGCCTGCTCGGCAACCTTCTGGCTCGCCTTCACGGTCTGCTCGGCAGCCGCGTCGACGTTCTTCTCGAACTGCTGGGTCGCGCGCTCGGCAACCTGGTTGGCGGAGTTCTCGAGCTCGGCGGCCGACTTGACGAGGGCCTCCTGGGTCTGGGTGGCGACCTTCTCGGCGCGGGCGCGGGCCTCTTCGAACTTGGTAACAGCCTGCTCGCCGGCGGCCTCGGCCTGACGCTGCAGAACGTTCAGGTACTCAACGTTGGCGTCGGCAACCTTCTTGGAGAGGTCGCGGGAGAACTCGATGGCCTTGGACCAGAAGTCGAAGACCTGGTCGATGCCCTGCTGAACGCGCTCGTTCGCAGCGTTGGCGTCAACAGCGAGCGTCTGGCCGTCGAAGGCCTTCTTGCTCTCGTCGAAAACCGACTTGACGGCCTCGGTCCACTTGGCCTGGGCTTCCTTGGCGTTGGCGTAGTACTGCTCGGAGATGGAGGTCATGTCGACGCTTCCTTTCGGTGGTGGCTTGTTTCCTTGGCGGAACGTTTCGAACATTACGCAGAGGGTTAGCAACGCTGCTAACGCCGTACCGCCTAGCGGTCCGATGCCTCGAAACACGGGCAACCAATGAGGCTCGAACCGCAGTACGGTCGTGGTCTCGGGCCACGCCATGGTCGTCGCAGCGGCCATCGCACTGTTCGGGCTGGGACACCGGTCCCGGCGATCATCCTCGTGTGCCTCGGCGCGATCGGCATCCTTGTCGCGCCCCACCCACGCGCCGATTTGTCGGCTTTGCGCTGACCCCTCCGGGGGTCATGGAAGGATGGAGCGATGAGCAGCGCCCTGATTGTGATCGGCAATCCCAATCCCGAGAGCTTCACGCACGCCCTCGCCGGAGTGGTCGTCGAGACCCTGCGGGAACGCGGCCTGACGGTCGACGTCCACGACCTTTATGCCGAGGATTTCGAACCAGTGGCTCCCTCCGCCGAGGCCTTCACCGTCGGCATGGAGGTCGAAGAAGCCATCGCTGCCACGGCCGACCCGATCATCCGGGCCCATCGGCAGGCGCTGAGCGTCGCCGACTATCTCGTCATCGCCCATCCCAACTGGTGGGGGAAGCCACCGGCCATCATGGCGGGCTGGATGGACCGGGTCCTGGTGCCGGGTCTGGCCTATCGGCTGGACAGCCGCGAGGGCCTGCCCACGCCGCTGCTGAGCCTCAAATCAGTGCTCGTGCTCAACACGGGGGACACCCCGGCCCACCGGGAATACAAGGCCTTCGGCGACCCCCTCGATGCCATCTGGCGTCGCTGTGTCGGCACCTACCTCCAACCGGCGCGGGTCCACCGCATGCTGGCGGGGCCGTTGGGCGGGGCCACGGACGAGCAGCGCGATGCCTGGCTCGCCCAGGCACGGGCCATGGCGCAACACATCTGATCGAGACTCCCATCAATCCCTGGGCGCAGGGCTAGGCTCGCGCTATGACGGTTGAGATCATTGCGAAGGGTCGCCAGCGCGACGGCACGTCCCATATCGAGGCCAAGGCTCCGGCCGGTACGCCGGTCGACGATGTGGTGGAAATGCTGAAGAAGAAGATCGGCTACCACCCCGATTGCGAGGGCTGGGGCGAGGTCAAGGACGACAGCGACCCGAACAGCTGGGTCTATCTGGTGTCGATCGAGCCCTGATCACTCACGCCTTCAGCCAGGCCCGCAGCTGCGCGTCATTGTGGTCGAGCCACTCCTTGGCCGCCTCTGCGGGACTCAGGCCATCCAGGTTGACCGCAGCATCCATCTCACTGACATCACACAGATCCAGTCGAATGCGCTGCAACACCCCGCGGGTAGCGCCCGGCAGCTGATCGAACCGCTCCCTGTAGGCGACGAGTGACGCCCGGTCCGCCGGAGGAAAGACCCGCAGCGGGTCCTCGAGCCGCCGCAGGTCGAAGACATCGTCGAGATATTGCGGGACCCACAGCGGGGTCACGAACCAGTCTCCAGCCGACATCCGCTGCTCGATCGTGCGGATGATCGTCGGCACGTCGGCGGCACGATAGGTCCAGCAGGCCCTGTCGAGACCGTACGCCGACACGACCTGGGCCGACCAGCGGCTCAACCCGGAACCCGCCGGAGCCCCGATGATCTCCTGGGTGGCCATGTCCATCGCAAGATCCGGGTCGGCCAGGTCACCGATGTCGTCGATCTCCGAGGCGGACACATAGCACGGGACCGCCCAGAAATAGCGAGCTCCGGCGTACAACTGGGTGACCTCGACCGCCCGGTCGCGGACCTTCTCCCAGAGATGTCCCTGACTGTGGGGCAGCCAGGCGTCGGCGAAGAGATGAATCTCGCCGCGGCCGAGCCGGGCGTACATCTCCTCGTGCATCCCCACGACGGGGACGGTCTCGTGCCCGAGGCGATTCAGTACGCGGGCAATGACCGCCGCCACGACCCGGTGGAAGGACTCGTCGAGGCTCCCCACGACGACAGAATCGGCCTTCGCCATAGAGCCCTCCCACCGTCGTCGGTGACAGAACCCTAGCGACCGGAGCTGCGCCGCGTGGTGGACTTCTTCGCGGTGGAGCGCTTCGCCGTCGTTTTCTTGGCGGCAGGCTTCTTGGCGGCGGTCTTCTTGGCTGCCGTCTTCTTCGCAGCAGTCTTCTTGGGAGCCGGGGGAGTGAACATGTCGAACCAGGAGTCCACCATGTTCTTCTGGGCCTTCTTCTGTTCGGCCTTGGCCGCTCCCATCATCGTGCCCCGGGCCGTGTTGGCCATCTTGTTGGCGGCGCTCAGATAGGCGCTCATCCAGGGGTTCTTGGCCATGTGGATCTCCTTGATAGTTGTTTCGAAGCGTACGCCGACGGGGCGCCGGCCTCCCTGTGTGGCCGACGCCCCGTCGAAGTCATGGACTCAGCTGGGCCAGTTGTCGGTGCGACCCGTGCCCGGATTGGGATCCGGCCGGTTGGGATCGACGCCGAGCCGACCGAAGTCGGGACCCTGCCCCGTCGTCTGGTCATAGTCGTGGGTGACGGCGATCGGGTCACCGGCCGTTTCCGAAGTGGTAGCGGCCCCGGCCCCGAGGCCGGCTCCACTCCCGGTCGTACCGTCCTTGCGGGAGGCCCGGACATCGTCGACCGCAGTCTCCGCGTGGCCCCGGACGTCCTGCGCGGAGGTGGCCGCGTGCTCCTTGACGCCCTGTGCCTGGAGGCTGCCTTCGTCAGCAACGATCTGCGCCGACTCCGTCGCGGATTCCTTGACGTTCGCCACCGCCTGCTCGGCCTGGGGCCGGAGGTGTTCCGCCGCTTCCTTGGCCACCGCCTGGGCCTGATCGACGAGAGGCTGCGCCTTGTCCTTCAGATCGGTCGCAAGCTGCTGCTCGCGACGCGTCGTCGGGATGAGGCTGCCGAGCAGCGCACCGGCACCGAACGCGATGAGGCCCGCGGCGAGGGGATTGCCCCGGGTCCGCTGCTTCAGCTGACGGGGCGCACCCTGGACCGCCTGGCGGGCATCCTGACCCACCTGGGCGGCCCGGTCCCGGGCCGACGGCTCGCCATACAGCTCATACGGATCATCCGACGAGCCGAACACGCGCTCCTTGAGGTTCTGGGCGCTGTCCTTCACACCCTCCACCTGGCGCCGGACCACATTGCCGGGCTTGGCCTCGTCGGCCAGGGCATTGACGTCGTGGCTCAGGTCGGAGCGGGTCCGCTCGATATCGCGACGGATGGCATCGGGATCGTTCTGATTGGTCATCGGTTCTTCGCCTCCTCGCCCTTGAGGGCATTCGGAATCTGGCCAACGGTTTCGGCGGTCTGGGGCGCTCCCTCGACCTTGTTCAGTGCGGACTTGCCGGCTGCAGCGAGAATGCCCGCGATCACGGCCCAGATGACGGCCACAATCACGAACGCCCAGCCGAACCGCGGATCGTTCGAGTCGAGCAGGTGGGCGATGAGCCACCAGAGCCCCAGGGAGAGGAACAGCAGCACCATGTGTCCGGCGACGCCGGCCCCGGCCAACATTCCTGCGCCCTTGCCGGCGGTTGTGGCGCTCTGACGCACCTCCGCCTTGGCCAGCGCGACTTCCTGTCGCATGAGCTTCGACAGGTTGGCGCTCAGATCGGAGAAGATCTCTCCGATCGAACGGTTGTCACCCTCCAACTGCCGCTCGACCGAGCGGCCCTCGGAGAACTCGTCATGTGGGTGAGTCATCGGCGCACATCCGGATCATCGAACGGGCCCGAGGTCGCGCCATAACCGTGCACATCCGTCGTCGGATAGCCATCGTCGACCGGCTGGTCCTGATAGCTCTGCACCTGGCTCGGCTGGCCCTCACGGCCGAATTCCTGATCGAGGGAATCGCCGACATAGCCGGCGCCGATCCCTGTTCCCACGCCCTGCGCCGGGGTGGTCCCATAACCCGGGGCGCGATAGTCCCGGGTCGGGTAGGCCTGCGGCGGCTGGGCATAGCCGGAGGCGTACGCCTGCTCGTCCGCACCGTCGTCCTTCAGGCCGCGGGCGAAACGACCCACCAGCAATCCGGCGCCGGCCGCAATGGCGAGGAACGTCCAGGGGTTCCGCGCCGCATAGCGCCGCACCTCGGTCAGGGCGTCGCGAGGCTCATGCCCCTCGAGCCACCCGACCAGGCCGTTTCCACGACCGGACAGCTCCCGGGCGAACTGGGTTGCCATGCCATTGCGGTTGCTGCCCTGCACCATCTCGCCGAGCTCGTCGACGACGTCGCGGAGGCCGGCAGCCAGCTGTCGCTGCCCTGTTCCCGCCTGTGTGTTGAGCTCGTCGAGCCCGCTGTTCACCAGTCCTCGGAGTTCGTTCCGGGCATCCCTGGCCACTGCTTTTGCTTCGGTTCCAGCAGTCTGTGCCACGTCCTTCGTGGCCCCGACTGCGTGATCCTTCACATCCGCGGCCTCCCGGGCCGCGTGGTCCCTGACCTCACCGGCTTGCTGGGAAGCCTGTTCCCGTGTGCCACCATGATGATCAGGGCCACCCGGATGGGCGAAGTTGTCGTTGGTCATCTTCAAGCGCTCCTGCCCCGCGTCTTCGCGTGCTCAGCTTTTGACGAACCGTCTTCGGCGTCTCCTCAAATCTATATGTCGATATATGGCGCGGCAAGGGTGGGTGGCGTATGTGACCACCGCCGCTTACGCTGTGGGGCGAAACGTGAGGGGGGACCGCATGAATCACTCGTTCGCCACCAGCGCCGGGGGACCGTGGACGATCCGCCACGAGTCGTCACGCAACGTGTTGCTCGCGGGACCCACCGCTTGGACCCTCATCTGTGAGCACGAATCCGGATGGAAGATTGTCCACGAAGAGTTCGCGGAGGCCGCACTGATGTATTCGCCGGACGGGGAACTCGTGGGAGCGCTTCCCGAGAAGGCCCACAGTCCGAACAGCCACCGGATGATCGCCGGCCTCACCCTCTGGATCGAGCAGAACGCCGCCGACCGCGGCCTGCCTCCGCTGCTGTGACCGCCACACGTCTCGGCCGCAGAACCGTCCTGTTGGCCGCGCCACTGTTCGCCGTCGGCCTGTCGGGCTGCCTCGGCCCTCGCCCCGAACCCACGCCCAGCCCCTCACCGGATCTTCTCCAACTGCTCCGCCAGGGTGGCGCCACGCTCTATCTGCGGCATCCCGAGACCGACCGGGGCGGTGTCGACCAGCCCGACTGGCCGCGTGCCGAACAGCGCCTGCTCTCGCAGGGAGGAGAGGTGCAGGCCATGTGGTGGGGCAGGGCCTTCCGCCACCATGGCCTGACCGCTTCCGAGGTTCTCACCAGCCCCTCACTGCGCTGCCAGGATGCCGCCGAGATCGCTTTCGGCGGGTGGGAGGTCGAGCCTGCGCTCACGGCCAACCTGGCGGTCCCGGAGGGCGCCGAGGAACGCGCGACCCAGATCCGCCGATTGATCGCGACGGCGCCACCGGACGGCTCCCTGCGGGTGCTCATCGGCCACGCCTCGAACATCAGCGCCATCACCGGCACCACGATCACCGAAGGGGCGGGGATCCTGATCCCCCCGGAGCCTCAGGCAGCGACGGCCGTCGTGACGATCGTCGACTGGGAGAACTGGGCAGCCTGAACGGGTCACAACCCGACTGCAGCGCTGGTGAGCAAGCGTGCGGCCCGGTCGACCTCCACCTCCGTGGTCCAGCGCCCCACGGACAGGCGGACGGCCGACATGGCCCGGTCACCCGGCACACCCATGGCCGTCAGCACGGGGGAGGGAGAGTCCAGCCCGGCATGACACGCCGAGCCCGCCGACGCGGCAACCCCTGGGCAGGCGGCCAGGAGGTCGAGCGCACGAACACCGGCGATCGTCAGGTTGGCCGTGTTCGGCAGTCGCTGCTCGACGTGACCGTTGACCGATACCCGACCGGGCAGGCCGTGTTCGAGCGCGTGCTCGAGCCGGTCCCGCAGGGCAGCGAGTCGTTGGGATTCCCCGCGTGCCAGGGCGGCACCCGCGAGCTCCGCCGCTGCGCCGAGTCCGACGGCGTACGCCACATTCTCGGTGCCCGCCCGGAGCCCCGACTCCTGGCCACCGCCACCGACCAGCGGCCGCAGGGAGGTGCCGGGACCGACCCAGAGGGCTGAGATGCCCTTCGGGGCATACATCTTGTGGCCGACCACCGTCAGCAGGTCGACCCCCAGCTCGCTGACGTCAACGGGGATCTTCCCGACCGCCTGAGCCGCATCGCAGTGCACGGGCACGCCACGGGCATGGGCCCGGCGGGCGATCTCGGCGACGGGCTGGAGCGTACCCGTCTCGTTGTTGGCCAGCATCACAGTCACGAGGGCGGTCGCCGGGGTGAGCGCGGCCTCGACTGCGTCCGGATCGAGTACGCCGGCCCCATCGACCGGCAACACCGTCACCTCCACGCCATGGATGTCCCGGAGCTCGGCGCAGGCGGCCAGCACCGCCGGGTGCTCGGTCGCCTGGGTGATGACGTGACGCCCCTCGGCGCGGCCTCCGGCCAGGACGGCGCCACGAATGGCC
Coding sequences:
- a CDS encoding DUF3618 domain-containing protein, translated to MTNQNDPDAIRRDIERTRSDLSHDVNALADEAKPGNVVRRQVEGVKDSAQNLKERVFGSSDDPYELYGEPSARDRAAQVGQDARQAVQGAPRQLKQRTRGNPLAAGLIAFGAGALLGSLIPTTRREQQLATDLKDKAQPLVDQAQAVAKEAAEHLRPQAEQAVANVKESATESAQIVADEGSLQAQGVKEHAATSAQDVRGHAETAVDDVRASRKDGTTGSGAGLGAGAATTSETAGDPIAVTHDYDQTTGQGPDFGRLGVDPNRPDPNPGTGRTDNWPS
- a CDS encoding phage major capsid protein; amino-acid sequence: MALSAQTTTAAAGSVAAPELTAEQVHKVLIQPLEQASTFLSSGVRIIESAGPVRLPKAPTSVAADLTFVGENELIPEVDPEFDELSLMPSTMKSIKVLTRFSNELARQSIISLDQALKDRLVADVAARVDAQFLGAGGDGTTTPRGLFGFTGTQSVDAAGPLTLDVVLEALGKLVKAYVPSTGLKLFVGADDYLGIRGTKDTTGRYILSPENQSGLASQLLGITPVLTDRIPTGKAALVSPGHIVVVRDASPSIRVLDQTYGDYDQQAIRITSRWDAAPTNPDAVVIISGITAAP
- a CDS encoding NAD(P)H-dependent oxidoreductase, whose amino-acid sequence is MSSALIVIGNPNPESFTHALAGVVVETLRERGLTVDVHDLYAEDFEPVAPSAEAFTVGMEVEEAIAATADPIIRAHRQALSVADYLVIAHPNWWGKPPAIMAGWMDRVLVPGLAYRLDSREGLPTPLLSLKSVLVLNTGDTPAHREYKAFGDPLDAIWRRCVGTYLQPARVHRMLAGPLGGATDEQRDAWLAQARAMAQHI
- a CDS encoding cysteine desulfurase family protein, whose product is MSVRTPQGLAEGPIYLDYNATTPVDPAVVEEIVPFLAEHFGNPSSSYEFGRVAKAALIRARQQVATLIGAGDGQVVFTGSGSEADALAIRGAVLAGGRAEGRHVITQATEHPAVLAACAELRDIHGVEVTVLPVDGAGVLDPDAVEAALTPATALVTVMLANNETGTLQPVAEIARRAHARGVPVHCDAAQAVGKIPVDVSELGVDLLTVVGHKMYAPKGISALWVGPGTSLRPLVGGGGQESGLRAGTENVAYAVGLGAAAELAGAALARGESQRLAALRDRLEHALEHGLPGRVSVNGHVEQRLPNTANLTIAGVRALDLLAACPGVAASAGSACHAGLDSPSPVLTAMGVPGDRAMSAVRLSVGRWTTEVEVDRAARLLTSAAVGL
- a CDS encoding phage holin family protein gives rise to the protein MTHPHDEFSEGRSVERQLEGDNRSIGEIFSDLSANLSKLMRQEVALAKAEVRQSATTAGKGAGMLAGAGVAGHMVLLFLSLGLWWLIAHLLDSNDPRFGWAFVIVAVIWAVIAGILAAAGKSALNKVEGAPQTAETVGQIPNALKGEEAKNR
- a CDS encoding glycine betaine ABC transporter substrate-binding protein; the encoded protein is MAKADSVVVGSLDESFHRVVAAVIARVLNRLGHETVPVVGMHEEMYARLGRGEIHLFADAWLPHSQGHLWEKVRDRAVEVTQLYAGARYFWAVPCYVSASEIDDIGDLADPDLAMDMATQEIIGAPAGSGLSRWSAQVVSAYGLDRACWTYRAADVPTIIRTIEQRMSAGDWFVTPLWVPQYLDDVFDLRRLEDPLRVFPPADRASLVAYRERFDQLPGATRGVLQRIRLDLCDVSEMDAAVNLDGLSPAEAAKEWLDHNDAQLRAWLKA
- a CDS encoding phage portal protein translates to MNLLEQLIRDLDAPLARYSILESYYHGTQAMAFLSPEAREAIGQRFGRMATNLPKLAVTALAERLRVVGLRSEFEAWPDWLRCDLDQMSGVAHREALTLGRCPIIVWADPAGHPLVTVESPTQVVTRRDPATRQITAAVKKWETPTSTEATLFEPDQITRFRADTIGAVSGFRTIETIPNPLGVVPVVELVNSDRLLGPASSEIDDLIPLVDALNKTLADMMVGSEFYARPRRWASGVELIEDEDGNPVSPFPETDKLMIAEDPASKFGSLPGSDLAAYESSVRILLGQIQAVAALPAHYVGSLTQQPASADALRAAEASLTARSESRQATFGRAWEQVAKLMIAIRTGADPTRLDVAVQWADASTRSIAQEADAVTKLFTAGLIPAHYALARLGYDEDEIREIRNHRKTEIRDQNAENLLNSLANMAPNERTTNA
- a CDS encoding histidine phosphatase family protein, producing the protein MTATRLGRRTVLLAAPLFAVGLSGCLGPRPEPTPSPSPDLLQLLRQGGATLYLRHPETDRGGVDQPDWPRAEQRLLSQGGEVQAMWWGRAFRHHGLTASEVLTSPSLRCQDAAEIAFGGWEVEPALTANLAVPEGAEERATQIRRLIATAPPDGSLRVLIGHASNISAITGTTITEGAGILIPPEPQAATAVVTIVDWENWAA